From Paenibacillus sp. FSL H8-0537:
GCTCCGGGCGCATCGAGCATTATGCTCAGCCTGAATACTTCCGTACTGCAGCTAGCGATGGCTGTTGGTGCAAGCGCAGGCGGACTAATCGTCGCCAAAGTCTCCTTGCCTAGCATTACGTGGATTGGCTCATTTGGCGTTTTGCTTGCTGTGATTTTGATTGTGCTTTCTCGCAAGCTGTCCAGCAGCCACGAGCAAGCATCCATTCCCAGTGTCGCCCCACAAGCTTGAAATAACGTGAAATGACTTGCAATGATTAGTAATGTATTTGCAAAGTTCTCTTCATCTTGTTTTAATAAACAACCTCTATACTAGTACTCAACCCCCCTTTTAATTAATATAAATGCTTAGACCCACAGCCCGTTGCTGTGGGTCTCTTTTTGCCTTTTATTCAGCCTGCCCAAATCAACCATCATAAATAGGCATAAAAAAGAAGCCTGCCTAGACGAATCTCAGGCAGACTTCTTTTGAATAGAAAAATCTATTCTGTAGTGTACGGCAGCAATGCTACTTGACGCGAACGTTTGATCGCAACAGTCAGCAGGCGTTGGTACTTCGCGCTTGTTCCAGTTACACGACGTGGCAAAATTTTGCCGCGCTCGCTGATAAACTTTTTAAGCAGGTCCGTGTCTTTATAATCAACTTTAGTGATCTTGTTCACGGTGAAGAAGCAAACTTTACGGCGTTTGTTACGTCCGCCTTTGCGGCCGCCGAATTTGCGTTCTGGACGCTCTCCGTCTCCGCCATCTCTTGGCTTAAAGCTCATTCGAATCCATCCTTTCAATTAAAATGGCAAATCATCCTCAGATATATCGATCGGTCGACCATCATCCGAGAACGGATCACGGTTGTCGTTACGTGAGTTGTTACTGGAGCGGCCGCTATTGTTATTACTGTTGTTGTTGTTGCTGTTATAGCCGCCTCCGCCTCCTCCACCGTTACCGTAGGAAGAACCGCCTCCGAAAGAACCGCCTCCGCCGCTCATGGCACCGCTCTCTTCACGCGCTCCGCCCGCATCCTTGTTGGATTCCAAGAAACGGACGTTGTCAGCGATTACTTCCGTCACATAGACGCGCTTGCCTTCGTTGTTCTCGTAGTTCCGAACCTGAATGCGACCTTCAACCGCCGTTAAGCGGCCTTTGCGTAAGTAGTTGGCGCATGTCTCGGCTAGCTGACGCCACGTGACTACCGGAATGAAATCCGCTTCACGCTCGCCCTGACCGCTCGTAAACGGACGGTCAACTGCTATTGTAAATTGCGCTACTGCAACGCCAGCAGGCGTGTAACGCAATTCTGGATCTCTCGTCAATCTACCAATAAGTATTACACGATTC
This genomic window contains:
- the ssb gene encoding single-stranded DNA-binding protein, encoding MLNRVILIGRLTRDPELRYTPAGVAVAQFTIAVDRPFTSGQGEREADFIPVVTWRQLAETCANYLRKGRLTAVEGRIQVRNYENNEGKRVYVTEVIADNVRFLESNKDAGGAREESGAMSGGGGSFGGGSSYGNGGGGGGGYNSNNNNSNNNSGRSSNNSRNDNRDPFSDDGRPIDISEDDLPF
- the rpsR gene encoding 30S ribosomal protein S18, with protein sequence MSFKPRDGGDGERPERKFGGRKGGRNKRRKVCFFTVNKITKVDYKDTDLLKKFISERGKILPRRVTGTSAKYQRLLTVAIKRSRQVALLPYTTE